A window from Dermacentor albipictus isolate Rhodes 1998 colony chromosome 10, USDA_Dalb.pri_finalv2, whole genome shotgun sequence encodes these proteins:
- the LOC135897293 gene encoding uncharacterized protein isoform X1: MPRTRKGTNASPSRSPPRPSAAGESPRSRGPDLSEDGDAVVARFSALVDRMQAAEDDQPPAADDDKDEVTSQASAKSAVTDVEEAAVTATLHQWLTEIERIVNEVLAFAYVPANRVPTEARNFFLDKIMASHGVCSRVTCEASRQAALASSLRRQLAGARRELAEARREAAGLRERLAVAGARLGGLADSVVGPGRAGHGPAAPAGGVSAPSAAGGSAGSPAGRMDYAAALRTGLAPSAGAARGGPGAVAAAAAVAGRPGALHKHVAFLTPVSTTATPARDVLRLLKSKVDPRAQNIRDVTLHHTRTICNGYLAAISMAVATLQTQFQSHLAANTEDPLLSMYGAAPTRGAPRAHWDRCQARRGTPSPLTTLRRAPGFSHMWPVIANL; encoded by the exons ATGCCCAGAACGCGCAAGGGCACGAACGCGTCGCCGTCTCGCTCCCCACCGCGGCCCTCGGCCGCCGGGGAGTCGCCCCGCTCGCGGGGACCCGATCTTTCGGAGGACGGCGACGCGGTGGTCGCTCGCTTTTCGGCTCTTGTTGATCGGATGCAGGCCGCTGAAGACGATCAACCCCCGGCCGCAGATGACGACAAGGACGAGGTGACGTCCCAGGCCTCGGCGAAATCCGCTGTCACGGACGTGGAGGAAGCGGCCGTTACCGCGACCCTGCACCAGTGGCTGACGGAAATAGAGCGCATCGTAAACGAAGTCCTCGCATTTGCGTACGTGCCGGCCAACCGGGTCCCCACGGAGGCGCGCAACTTTTTCCTGGACAAGATCATGGCGTCGCACGGCGTCTGCTCGCGCGTGACGTGCGAGGCGTCCAGGCAGGCTGCCCTGGCCTCCTCGCTGCGGAGGCAGCTCGCCGGGGCACGGCGGGAGCTTGCCGAGGCGCGGCGGGAGGCGGCCGGGTTGCGGGAGCGCCTGGCGGTCGCCGGGGCCCGGCTGGGCGGCCTCGCGGACTCGGTGGTGGGCCCGGGGCGTGCCGGCCACGGTCCTGCCGCGCCCGCGGGCGGCGTTTCTGCGCCCTCGGCCGCTGGCGgctcggcgggttcgcctgccggCCGCATGGACTACGCGGCTGCTCTGCGGACGGGCCTTGCGCCCTCTGCCGGCGCGGCCCGCGGCGGACCCGGTGCTgttgcggcggcggccgccgtggcggggaggCCCGGCGCCCTGCACAAACACGTCGCCTTCTTGACGCCTGTTTCGACAACCGCGACGCCGGCGCGGGACGTGCTTCGCCTCCTCAAGTCGAAAGTGGACCCGCGAGCCCAAAACATCCGGGACGTCACACTGCATCACACTCG AACCATTTGCAATGGATATCTCGCTGCCATCTCCATGGCAGTAGCGACGTTGCAAACACAGTTCCAG agccatcttgcggcaaacacagaagaccccctcctctcaatgtacggcgctgccccgacacgaggcgcgccgcgcgcgcattgggaccgctgccaggcgcgtcgcgggactccctctcccctgacgacgcttcgccgtgctcccggtttttCTCACATGTGGCCAGTGATTGCCAACCTTTGA
- the LOC135897293 gene encoding uncharacterized protein isoform X2: MPRTRKGTNASPSRSPPRPSAAGESPRSRGPDLSEDGDAVVARFSALVDRMQAAEDDQPPAADDDKDEVTSQASAKSAVTDVEEAAVTATLHQWLTEIERIVNEVLAFAYVPANRVPTEARNFFLDKIMASHGVCSRVTCEASRQAALASSLRRQLAGARRELAEARREAAGLRERLAVAGARLGGLADSVVGPGRAGHGPAAPAGGVSAPSAAGGSAGSPAGRMDYAAALRTGLAPSAGAARGGPGAVAAAAAVAGRPGALHKHVAFLTPVSTTATPARDVLRLLKSKVDPRAQNIRDVTLHHTRAILRQTQKTPSSQCTALPRHEARRARIGTAARRVAGLPLP, from the exons ATGCCCAGAACGCGCAAGGGCACGAACGCGTCGCCGTCTCGCTCCCCACCGCGGCCCTCGGCCGCCGGGGAGTCGCCCCGCTCGCGGGGACCCGATCTTTCGGAGGACGGCGACGCGGTGGTCGCTCGCTTTTCGGCTCTTGTTGATCGGATGCAGGCCGCTGAAGACGATCAACCCCCGGCCGCAGATGACGACAAGGACGAGGTGACGTCCCAGGCCTCGGCGAAATCCGCTGTCACGGACGTGGAGGAAGCGGCCGTTACCGCGACCCTGCACCAGTGGCTGACGGAAATAGAGCGCATCGTAAACGAAGTCCTCGCATTTGCGTACGTGCCGGCCAACCGGGTCCCCACGGAGGCGCGCAACTTTTTCCTGGACAAGATCATGGCGTCGCACGGCGTCTGCTCGCGCGTGACGTGCGAGGCGTCCAGGCAGGCTGCCCTGGCCTCCTCGCTGCGGAGGCAGCTCGCCGGGGCACGGCGGGAGCTTGCCGAGGCGCGGCGGGAGGCGGCCGGGTTGCGGGAGCGCCTGGCGGTCGCCGGGGCCCGGCTGGGCGGCCTCGCGGACTCGGTGGTGGGCCCGGGGCGTGCCGGCCACGGTCCTGCCGCGCCCGCGGGCGGCGTTTCTGCGCCCTCGGCCGCTGGCGgctcggcgggttcgcctgccggCCGCATGGACTACGCGGCTGCTCTGCGGACGGGCCTTGCGCCCTCTGCCGGCGCGGCCCGCGGCGGACCCGGTGCTgttgcggcggcggccgccgtggcggggaggCCCGGCGCCCTGCACAAACACGTCGCCTTCTTGACGCCTGTTTCGACAACCGCGACGCCGGCGCGGGACGTGCTTCGCCTCCTCAAGTCGAAAGTGGACCCGCGAGCCCAAAACATCCGGGACGTCACACTGCATCACACTCG agccatcttgcggcaaacacagaagaccccctcctctcaatgtacggcgctgccccgacacgaggcgcgccgcgcgcgcattgggaccgctgccaggcgcgtcgcgggactccctctcccctga